A DNA window from Entelurus aequoreus isolate RoL-2023_Sb linkage group LG24, RoL_Eaeq_v1.1, whole genome shotgun sequence contains the following coding sequences:
- the LOC133641764 gene encoding phospholipase A2 group XV-like: protein MASRQRITAFSLLTLGVLLLLFSGGSYGSPVGKCVGNTPCQSPGPPVVLVPGDLGNQLEAKLDKPSVVHYICYKKTAAFFTLWLNLEQLVPVAIDCWIDNIRLIYNRTTHTTSSPPGVNISVPGFGQTYSVEYLDPSKRSVGMYFFNIAQALEDWGYTRGDNVRGAPYDWRKAPNENKEYFLALQKMIEEMADKAGGPVVLIAHSMGNMYTLYFLNHQPQAWKDKYIKAFIALGAPWAGVTKTLRVIISGDNNGIPVIGPLKIRSQQRSAVSTSWLLPYSHTWPKDQVLIQTPTTNYTVMDYKRLYSDIDFEDGWLMRQDTESLLFDLTPPGVTVHCLYGTGVPTSEAFQYSAKFPDVEPTVVWGDGDGTVNLLSATQCKRWAGLQKQPVSLQELPGNEHVNMLLNVTTMAYIKKVLFSP, encoded by the exons ATGGCAAGTCGCCAGCGGATAACCGCTTTCTCCCTGCTTACACTCGGCGTGTTATTGTTGCTGTTTTCTGGAGGGAGCTACGGCAGTCCTGTTGGGAAATGCGTGGGGAACACGCCGTGCCAGTCCCCGGGACCCCCAGTGGTCCTCG TTCCTGGAGACCTGGGAAACCAGCTGGAGGCGAAGCTGGATAAACCCAGCGTGGTTCATTACATCTGTTACAAGAAGACAGCCGCCTTCTTCACTTTGTGGCTCAACCTGGAGCAGCTGGTGCCTGTCGCCATTGACTGCTGGATAGACAACATAAG GCTGATCTACAACCGGACCACACACACCACCTCATCACCACCTGGCGTAAACATCAGCGTCCCTGGATTTGGCCAGACATACTCAGTGGAGTATTTGGACCCCAGTAAACGCAGTGTGG GTATGTATTTCTTTAATATCGCACAGGCGCTGGAGGATTGGGGCTACACACGAGGTGACAATGTCAGAGGAGCTCCCTATGATTGGAGGAAAGCACCCA ACGAGAATAAGGAGTACTTCCTGGCGTTGCAGAAGATGATTGAGGAGATGGCAGACAAGGCGGGTGGGCCTGTGGTCCTGATCGCTCACAGTATGGGCAATATGTACACTTTatatttcctcaatcatcagcCGCAAGCCTGGAAAGACAAATACATCAAAGCTTTCATCGCTTTGGGGGCACCGTGGGCAGGTGTGACCAAGACACTCCGCGTGATCATCTCTG GTGACAATAATGGCATCCCAGTGATTGGACCGCTGAAGATTCGCTCTCAGCAACGTTCAGCTGTGTCTACCTCTTGGCTCCTACCCTATTCCCACACCTGGCCCAAAGATCAG GTTTTAATCCAGACGCCCACCACCAACTACACGGTGATGGACTACAAGCGTTTATACTCCGACATAGATTTCGAGGATGGCTGGCTAATGCGTCAGGACACGGAGTCGCTGCTCTTTGACCTCACACCGCCTGGCGTGACCGTCCACTGCTTGTACGGGACCGGCGTTCCCACGTCGGAAGCTTTCCAGTACTCGGCTAAGTTCCCTGACGTCGAGCCCACCGTGGTGTGGGGCGACGGTGATGGGACGGTCAACCTGCTAAGCGCCACCCAATGCAAGCGGTGGGCGGGGCTTCAGAAACAGCCAGTGAGCTTGCAAGAGCTTCCAGGGAACGAGCATGTGAACATGCTGTTGAATGTCACCACTATGGCCTACATAAAGAAAGTGCTTTTCTCGCCGTGA